In Clostridium sp. SY8519, one genomic interval encodes:
- the lepB gene encoding signal peptidase I — translation MIFHRRYEGLDFGRSRRRRKPDKEMIRKKAGWVFRIAAVAAFAFFLVFFFGYRITISGSSMKKVLQEGDQVLVNRLVYEISVPKEGDVIVFAPNGTGRSRYSVKRVIAGPTDTVQVKDGFLYVNGKKYQKDGTDVAVDNPGVAEEKIKVGADEYFVLGDNLSGSEDSRFSNIGNINKSEIVGKAWLIIRPFSRIGRVQ, via the coding sequence ATGATTTTTCATCGCAGATACGAGGGCCTTGATTTCGGCAGAAGCAGGCGCAGACGCAAACCAGACAAAGAAATGATCCGAAAAAAGGCGGGCTGGGTATTCCGGATTGCGGCAGTGGCCGCATTTGCCTTTTTTCTTGTGTTTTTCTTCGGATACCGGATTACCATATCCGGGTCATCCATGAAGAAGGTTCTGCAGGAAGGGGATCAGGTGCTGGTGAACCGGCTGGTCTATGAAATATCCGTGCCGAAAGAAGGGGATGTGATCGTCTTTGCCCCCAACGGCACCGGACGCAGCAGATATTCGGTCAAACGGGTCATTGCAGGCCCGACTGACACTGTGCAGGTAAAAGACGGTTTTCTGTATGTCAACGGAAAGAAATACCAGAAAGACGGAACCGATGTGGCAGTGGACAATCCCGGAGTCGCAGAAGAGAAAATAAAAGTAGGCGCGGATGAATATTTTGTGCTGGGCGATAATCTTTCCGGCAGTGAAGACAGCCGGTTTTCCAATATCGGGAATATTAATAAGTCAGAGATCGTGGGAAAGGCATGGCTGATTATCCGGCCGTTTTCCAGAATCGGAAGAGTACAGTAA
- a CDS encoding YraN family protein, whose amino-acid sequence MTGVIAMRDRIPSQNFTGNKRNTGTVYEHRAARWLTSRGHEILALSFSCRFGEVDVISRIGNLLVFSEVKYRSTLAYGSPAQAVTRQKQRRISNVASWYLYSRGYGPDTPCRFDVIAVSPDSIQVYENAFGYQGDFDY is encoded by the coding sequence ATGACAGGAGTGATTGCGATGCGTGACAGAATTCCGTCACAGAATTTCACAGGAAACAAAAGAAATACAGGAACTGTATACGAGCACAGAGCGGCCCGGTGGCTGACCTCCCGGGGGCATGAAATACTTGCCCTCAGTTTTTCCTGCAGATTCGGGGAAGTGGATGTAATCAGCCGGATCGGAAATCTTCTGGTATTTTCAGAAGTAAAGTACCGGAGCACGCTTGCATACGGAAGTCCGGCCCAGGCCGTGACCCGTCAGAAACAGCGCCGCATCAGCAATGTGGCCTCCTGGTATCTGTACAGCCGCGGGTACGGTCCGGACACCCCCTGCCGTTTTGATGTGATCGCGGTATCGCCGGACAGCATCCAGGTCTATGAAAACGCGTTCGGTTATCAGGGGGATTTTGACTACTGA
- a CDS encoding acyl-CoA dehydratase activase has translation MKKAYLGIDIGSISTKGVIIDENKDILASIYLWTEGNPLGAAKRVIHALEEQFDKDTYQVVAAGTTGSARKLVGAMCNAAIVKNEITAHAVGTTTLHPDVRTILEIGGQDSKIICVENGVAVDYAMNTLCAAGTGSFLSSQARRLGVEVEDFGKIALGSTNPTPIAARCTVFAESDLVHKIQMGHKKQDIIAGLCNAVANNYLNNIGKGKKILPPIVFQGGVSKNEGVVKAFADSLGEEIIVDENGHLMGCYGAAILALGCGIERPFSFDVADMEFSTREVICQNCPNHCEIICVYRDGELIDSWGNRCERGAVAVPDGAA, from the coding sequence TTGAAAAAAGCATATCTTGGAATTGATATCGGCTCCATTTCTACCAAGGGAGTCATTATAGACGAAAACAAAGACATTCTGGCCAGCATCTATCTCTGGACCGAAGGCAATCCGCTGGGCGCCGCCAAACGGGTCATTCACGCGCTGGAAGAACAGTTTGATAAAGATACGTATCAGGTGGTGGCCGCGGGTACCACAGGCAGTGCCCGCAAGCTGGTAGGAGCCATGTGCAATGCCGCCATCGTCAAAAACGAAATCACCGCCCATGCGGTCGGCACCACTACGCTGCACCCGGATGTCCGCACTATTTTAGAGATCGGAGGACAGGACTCCAAAATTATCTGCGTAGAAAACGGTGTTGCTGTCGATTATGCCATGAACACCCTGTGCGCTGCCGGTACCGGCTCCTTTTTAAGCAGCCAGGCCCGCCGTCTGGGTGTCGAAGTGGAAGACTTCGGCAAAATCGCCCTGGGAAGCACCAATCCCACGCCCATCGCCGCCCGCTGTACGGTATTCGCGGAATCAGATCTTGTCCACAAAATTCAGATGGGACACAAAAAACAGGACATTATTGCAGGCCTTTGCAACGCAGTAGCCAACAATTACCTGAACAACATCGGCAAAGGGAAAAAGATTCTCCCGCCCATCGTCTTTCAGGGCGGTGTCAGCAAAAACGAAGGCGTGGTCAAGGCTTTCGCGGATTCGCTGGGCGAAGAAATCATCGTAGATGAAAACGGCCACCTGATGGGATGCTACGGCGCCGCCATTCTGGCTCTGGGCTGCGGCATTGAGCGTCCGTTTTCCTTTGATGTGGCAGATATGGAATTTTCCACCCGGGAAGTCATCTGCCAGAACTGCCCGAACCACTGCGAAATCATCTGCGTCTACCGCGACGGGGAACTCATTGATTCCTGGGGCAACCGCTGCGAACGCGGCGCGGTTGCTGTTCCGGACGGGGCAGCCTGA
- a CDS encoding small multi-drug export protein: MEAVLHLFLSTVGNYISKQLAVFLVSICPVLELRAGILASVALKVPLIQAILLCLIGNILPMPFFMFLLKRLFAAVRRSPGRHRFAEWIEQKALSKKSERMERTAFWGIVAFVAIPLPGTGGWSGAIIASALRMDVRKATLALFLGMCIAMSIMVLVSYGLIGHFVH; the protein is encoded by the coding sequence ATGGAAGCAGTACTGCACTTATTCCTGTCAACGGTAGGAAATTATATTTCCAAACAGCTGGCAGTGTTTTTGGTGTCAATCTGTCCGGTCCTGGAGCTCCGGGCAGGGATCCTGGCATCTGTGGCTCTGAAAGTGCCGCTGATTCAGGCGATTCTTCTTTGTCTCATCGGCAACATCCTGCCGATGCCGTTTTTTATGTTTCTTCTGAAACGCCTGTTCGCCGCAGTCCGAAGGAGCCCGGGCAGACACAGATTTGCCGAGTGGATTGAACAGAAAGCATTGAGCAAAAAAAGCGAGCGGATGGAACGGACCGCGTTTTGGGGAATTGTAGCCTTTGTGGCCATCCCGCTTCCCGGAACCGGAGGCTGGTCCGGCGCGATTATCGCCTCGGCGCTGCGCATGGATGTCCGGAAAGCCACACTGGCCCTGTTCCTCGGCATGTGCATTGCCATGTCCATTATGGTACTGGTGTCTTACGGACTGATCGGGCATTTCGTGCATTAG
- a CDS encoding thioester reductase domain-containing protein: MNDYSVIDLLKKHVEQNPQHIIYRFLTYIPERDDWDIQEITFRSLYQRALGIAHVLQEKKIRRGDRVVIFSMQDDTTVYSILGCILAGVTFTVIPPPIDEGKAERFISVVKSCRPKALISNFSMEQAAGSSQSLAKRLAKEALFTALRMKRIYADQIGPYFYDDVIRRIGPEDLVYLQYTSGSTSAPKGVRITRRNLEKQLEQCDHAGDFQHGRLGTWVPFFHNLGLVVTILMPICMESASVYFLSTLQFLSNPRLWVRMLSEFKLNLTVGPGSAFDACTRIFTREEADRCELSHMTHLMNGSEYISAASVHQFVSMFHLDPNSMTPGYGLAENTCLASFTMREYRELRLDQKAFQNNRVQFSNAPDAKAIVSIGRPVKDLTILVGSPKSGKVFPDLRIGEILISGDSVADGYWGNPPANRNFHIRMNGYPGREFYRTGDLGFLYDGHLYITGRRKEMLIVNGHNIYPNDLQILIRQKVPALAASTIGFFSVEKDGKERMICVIECNPEEDFEARISQVNAAVSEHFGFSFYDMVFVPFHALPRTDNNKLQTARAKTMYEENKLQVLHSSRSGLSGGTPEGGLIDKSIDLADEVLQQVKSVFSHVLKIDHFSLTDSFLELGGDSLMGFELLNSIEQKFHVKLDFRALLRDSSVVGISNYLKAVMAGQIVLQKSSNLADECRLDPQICVTSDYSTEIGACNKILLTGATGFLGAHLIDALIRRYPGNGLEIHCLVRADSAEDGRQRLIRNMKHYHLWKDSYDRYLYPVIGDLSSRHLGIPDPQYIYLSNRIQTVIHNGALLNFVFPYEYLKPTNVGGTVETLRFACDGQPKYYQFISSYSVYDTPNNVGKRVYENDPLLHSKGFSLAYSETKWVSEKLVGIARRRGLKATVYRPGDITGASNGIWAVEDMVSRIIVGIIQMKCIPRTSYCMHMTPVNYVADVIACISRKPESVNEAFNIINPKSVPIRELVAQIRKCGYPVQYVPFLLWRHRLKQADSKDNSLAVLECLFESGTETNPGILRHFTGIDTTYDTSQTSLLLNGSGIRCPAIDRKMIAAYLRYFEKLGYIHKNQ, translated from the coding sequence ATGAACGATTATTCCGTGATAGATCTTTTAAAAAAGCACGTAGAACAGAACCCGCAGCACATTATTTACCGGTTTCTCACCTATATCCCGGAACGGGATGACTGGGACATACAGGAGATCACATTCCGCAGCCTGTATCAGAGAGCCCTTGGCATCGCCCATGTGCTGCAGGAGAAAAAAATCCGGCGCGGCGACCGGGTGGTGATCTTTTCCATGCAGGATGACACCACTGTGTATTCCATCCTTGGCTGTATCCTGGCCGGTGTAACATTTACCGTCATTCCGCCGCCCATTGACGAAGGCAAAGCCGAACGGTTTATCTCCGTCGTAAAATCCTGCCGTCCCAAGGCCCTGATTTCCAATTTTTCCATGGAACAGGCTGCCGGCAGCAGTCAGAGCCTGGCCAAGCGGCTGGCCAAAGAAGCACTTTTCACCGCCCTGCGCATGAAACGGATCTACGCGGACCAGATTGGTCCTTATTTTTATGATGACGTGATCCGTCGGATCGGACCGGAGGACCTGGTCTATCTGCAGTATACTTCCGGTTCCACCAGTGCGCCCAAAGGCGTCCGGATCACCCGGCGCAATCTGGAAAAACAGCTGGAACAGTGCGACCATGCCGGTGATTTTCAGCATGGACGTCTGGGCACCTGGGTTCCTTTTTTCCATAATCTCGGACTGGTGGTGACCATCCTGATGCCCATCTGCATGGAAAGCGCCAGTGTCTATTTCCTGTCCACCCTGCAGTTTCTTTCCAACCCGCGCCTGTGGGTGCGTATGCTGTCCGAATTCAAGCTGAACCTGACCGTAGGGCCCGGCTCCGCTTTTGATGCCTGCACGCGGATCTTCACCCGGGAAGAAGCCGACCGCTGCGAACTGTCCCACATGACCCATCTGATGAACGGCTCCGAATATATCAGCGCGGCTTCTGTGCATCAGTTCGTATCCATGTTTCATCTGGATCCGAATTCCATGACCCCCGGCTACGGTCTGGCAGAAAACACCTGTCTGGCCAGCTTCACCATGCGGGAATACCGGGAACTGCGGCTGGACCAGAAAGCCTTCCAGAACAACCGCGTTCAGTTCAGCAATGCGCCGGACGCCAAAGCAATCGTCAGCATCGGACGGCCGGTGAAGGATCTGACCATTCTGGTAGGCAGCCCGAAATCCGGCAAAGTGTTCCCGGATCTGCGCATCGGCGAGATTCTCATCAGCGGAGACAGCGTCGCAGACGGCTATTGGGGAAATCCGCCCGCCAACCGCAATTTCCACATCCGCATGAACGGTTACCCCGGCCGGGAGTTTTACCGTACCGGTGACCTGGGCTTTCTGTATGACGGCCATCTGTATATTACCGGCCGGCGCAAAGAGATGCTGATCGTTAACGGACATAATATCTATCCCAACGACCTGCAGATTCTGATTCGCCAGAAGGTACCTGCCCTGGCCGCTTCCACCATAGGATTTTTCTCTGTGGAAAAAGACGGCAAAGAGCGGATGATCTGTGTCATCGAATGCAATCCGGAAGAGGATTTTGAAGCCAGGATTTCCCAGGTAAACGCCGCGGTCTCCGAGCATTTCGGATTCTCTTTTTACGATATGGTCTTTGTTCCCTTCCACGCCCTGCCCCGCACAGACAACAACAAGCTGCAGACTGCCCGGGCCAAAACCATGTACGAAGAAAACAAGCTGCAGGTCCTCCATTCCAGCCGCAGCGGATTGTCCGGCGGCACACCGGAAGGAGGGCTCATCGACAAATCCATCGACCTGGCGGACGAAGTGCTGCAGCAGGTAAAATCGGTCTTTTCCCACGTTTTAAAAATCGACCATTTCAGCCTGACCGATTCGTTCCTGGAGCTGGGCGGTGATTCACTCATGGGATTTGAACTGTTAAACAGCATCGAACAGAAATTCCATGTCAAGCTGGACTTCCGCGCCCTGCTGCGGGATTCTTCCGTCGTGGGCATCAGCAATTACCTGAAAGCTGTCATGGCCGGCCAGATTGTACTCCAGAAGTCTTCCAACCTGGCGGACGAATGCCGGCTGGATCCGCAGATCTGCGTAACATCCGACTACAGCACGGAAATCGGTGCCTGCAATAAGATCCTGCTTACCGGCGCCACCGGTTTCCTGGGCGCCCATCTGATCGACGCCCTGATCCGCCGCTATCCCGGAAACGGGCTGGAAATCCACTGTCTGGTGCGTGCCGATTCCGCGGAGGACGGCCGTCAGCGGCTGATCCGCAATATGAAGCACTACCATCTGTGGAAGGACTCCTACGACAGATATCTGTATCCGGTGATCGGCGATCTGTCCAGCAGACATCTGGGTATTCCCGATCCGCAGTACATCTATCTGTCCAACCGGATTCAGACTGTCATCCACAACGGCGCCCTGCTGAACTTCGTATTCCCTTATGAATACTTGAAACCCACCAATGTGGGCGGCACGGTGGAAACCCTGCGCTTCGCCTGCGACGGGCAGCCCAAGTATTACCAGTTTATATCCTCCTACAGCGTCTACGATACGCCGAACAACGTGGGCAAACGGGTCTATGAGAACGATCCCCTGCTGCATTCCAAAGGATTTTCCCTGGCATATTCCGAAACCAAGTGGGTATCGGAAAAACTGGTGGGCATTGCCCGCAGACGCGGCCTGAAAGCCACTGTGTACCGGCCGGGAGACATCACCGGTGCCTCCAACGGCATCTGGGCCGTGGAGGACATGGTCAGCCGGATCATCGTGGGCATCATACAGATGAAGTGCATCCCCCGCACATCTTACTGCATGCATATGACCCCTGTGAATTATGTGGCAGACGTCATCGCCTGCATCAGCCGCAAACCGGAATCCGTCAACGAGGCCTTCAATATCATTAACCCGAAATCCGTACCGATCCGCGAGCTGGTTGCACAGATCCGCAAATGTGGCTATCCGGTTCAGTATGTGCCGTTTCTTCTCTGGAGGCACCGCTTAAAACAGGCGGATTCCAAAGACAATTCCCTGGCTGTGCTGGAGTGTCTCTTTGAATCCGGCACAGAGACCAATCCGGGGATTCTGCGGCACTTCACCGGAATCGACACCACCTACGACACCTCCCAGACCTCCCTTCTGCTGAACGGTTCCGGGATTCGCTGTCCGGCAATCGACCGGAAAATGATTGCCGCTTACCTCAGATATTTTGAAAAACTGGGGTACATTCACAAAAATCAGTAG
- the trmD gene encoding tRNA (guanosine(37)-N1)-methyltransferase TrmD: MIFHVLTLFPEMIENGLNTSIIGRAAGRGLLSVDAVDIRTFSTDRHKKVDDYPYGGGAGMVMQAQPIYDAWKHVTAGGSRQMRCIYLTPQGRIFDQNLAKEWAGEEELIFLCGHYEGVDERVLETIVTDYVSAGDYVLTGGELPAMMMIDATARMIPGVLSNAASGVSESLEDGLLEYPQYSRPEVWEGRQVPEVLLSGDHRKVEAWRRQQAVLRTWKWRPDIIRDADLTPADVRQILAYEAQQTEHRK, translated from the coding sequence ATGATATTTCATGTACTGACGCTGTTTCCGGAAATGATTGAAAACGGCCTGAACACCAGTATTATCGGCCGGGCGGCCGGACGGGGACTGCTGTCTGTGGACGCGGTGGATATCCGGACTTTCAGCACAGACAGGCACAAAAAAGTCGATGACTATCCCTACGGCGGCGGCGCCGGCATGGTGATGCAGGCGCAGCCCATCTATGACGCGTGGAAACATGTCACTGCAGGCGGCAGCAGGCAGATGCGCTGTATCTATCTGACTCCCCAGGGCAGGATCTTTGATCAGAATCTGGCGAAAGAGTGGGCCGGGGAAGAAGAACTGATCTTCCTTTGCGGGCATTATGAGGGCGTGGATGAACGCGTGCTGGAAACCATCGTAACGGATTATGTGTCCGCCGGAGACTATGTGCTGACCGGCGGAGAACTGCCGGCCATGATGATGATTGACGCCACTGCCCGGATGATTCCCGGTGTGTTAAGCAATGCCGCATCCGGTGTCAGTGAGTCTCTGGAGGACGGACTGCTGGAATATCCCCAGTACAGCCGGCCGGAAGTCTGGGAGGGCAGACAGGTGCCGGAAGTGCTTTTGTCCGGCGATCACCGGAAAGTAGAAGCCTGGCGCCGGCAGCAGGCGGTTCTGCGTACCTGGAAGTGGCGGCCGGACATTATCCGGGACGCGGATCTGACACCGGCGGATGTCCGTCAGATATTAGCCTATGAAGCACAGCAGACAGAACATAGAAAATAG
- the pgeF gene encoding peptidoglycan editing factor PgeF, producing MFTWKTGSSIPEVRHHSLKNGTELPVLVFPALERTGMVRQAFSTRLGGVSEGIYATMNLKFELQDDPSRVMENYRRIAEALGTAPDRFVVSAQTHTACVRRVTEEDAGKGVTRLRDYTDVDGLVTDVPGLVLVTQFADCVPLYFVDPVRRAIGLSHSGWKGTVQRMGQATVRRMQEEFGTDPADLICAIGPSICQSCYEVSEDVADQFFAEFPSCGEEILQPGAAGRYQLNLWEANRRILMEAGVPGPQISVTGLCTCCNRKLLFSHRATQGKRGNLAAFLGLK from the coding sequence ATGTTTACATGGAAAACAGGCAGCAGCATACCGGAAGTGCGGCATCACAGCCTGAAAAACGGCACAGAACTTCCGGTTCTTGTATTTCCGGCACTGGAGCGTACCGGAATGGTCCGCCAGGCCTTTTCTACCCGCCTGGGAGGCGTCAGTGAGGGCATTTATGCCACAATGAACCTGAAGTTCGAACTGCAGGATGATCCTTCCCGGGTCATGGAAAACTACCGCAGAATCGCGGAAGCGCTGGGGACAGCACCGGATCGGTTCGTTGTGTCTGCCCAGACCCATACCGCCTGCGTGCGCCGTGTGACGGAAGAGGACGCGGGAAAGGGCGTGACCCGTCTTAGGGACTATACGGATGTGGACGGACTGGTGACCGATGTGCCCGGCCTGGTACTGGTGACACAGTTTGCCGACTGTGTGCCGCTGTATTTTGTGGATCCGGTCCGGCGCGCCATCGGTCTGAGCCATTCCGGGTGGAAAGGAACGGTACAGCGGATGGGACAGGCAACGGTACGCAGGATGCAGGAGGAGTTCGGTACGGATCCGGCGGATCTGATCTGTGCCATCGGCCCCTCCATCTGCCAGAGCTGTTATGAGGTCAGCGAAGATGTGGCGGATCAGTTTTTCGCGGAATTTCCTTCCTGTGGAGAGGAGATCCTGCAGCCGGGAGCGGCGGGCAGGTATCAGCTGAATCTCTGGGAGGCAAACCGCCGGATTCTGATGGAGGCCGGTGTGCCCGGACCTCAGATTTCGGTCACCGGACTTTGTACCTGCTGCAACAGAAAACTGCTGTTTTCCCACCGCGCCACCCAGGGAAAGCGGGGCAATCTCGCGGCTTTTCTCGGGTTAAAATAA
- a CDS encoding ribonuclease HII: MRTGETIASIRAQLDRTPDTELDQFMERYGSDPRSGVQQLVQRAARKKEKLRAEQERVEALCYYEKKYEDYAMICGIDEAGRGPLAGPVVAGAVVLPKDCRILYINDSKKLSPGRREELYAVIQEQAAAWSVGIVGPERIDEVNILNATYEAMTQAIRGLSPEPDLLLNDAVTIPQIDIPQVPIIKGDAKSISIGAASILAKVTRDRIMVEYDKVYPEYGFAQNKGYGAAFHIEALKRLGPTPIHRRTFITHFI; the protein is encoded by the coding sequence ATGCGCACAGGAGAAACAATTGCCTCCATACGGGCACAGCTGGACCGGACGCCGGACACGGAACTGGATCAGTTTATGGAACGCTATGGTTCGGATCCCCGCAGCGGAGTGCAGCAGCTGGTGCAGCGGGCGGCAAGAAAAAAAGAAAAGCTTCGCGCCGAACAGGAGCGTGTGGAAGCGCTCTGCTATTATGAAAAAAAGTATGAGGATTACGCGATGATCTGCGGAATTGATGAAGCGGGCCGCGGCCCCTTGGCCGGGCCGGTAGTGGCCGGAGCGGTGGTTCTTCCGAAGGACTGCCGGATCTTATATATCAATGATTCCAAAAAACTTTCCCCGGGCAGAAGGGAAGAACTGTATGCGGTGATTCAGGAGCAGGCAGCTGCCTGGTCCGTCGGAATTGTGGGACCGGAGCGGATCGATGAAGTGAATATCCTGAATGCCACCTACGAAGCCATGACGCAGGCCATCCGGGGGCTTTCCCCGGAACCGGATCTGCTGCTGAATGACGCGGTGACGATTCCGCAGATAGATATTCCGCAGGTGCCGATTATCAAGGGGGACGCGAAAAGCATCAGCATCGGCGCCGCCAGTATTCTGGCAAAAGTAACCAGGGACCGGATCATGGTGGAATATGATAAAGTCTATCCGGAATATGGATTTGCCCAAAATAAAGGATACGGCGCGGCGTTTCATATCGAAGCCCTGAAACGTCTGGGCCCTACGCCGATTCACCGGCGTACGTTTATCACACATTTTATCTGA
- the rplS gene encoding 50S ribosomal protein L19, producing MNAQEIIKGIEDAQIRDDIAEFHVGDTVRVHAKIKEGNRERIQVFEGTVLKRQGGGSRETFTVRKFSNGVGVEKTWPVNSPSVAQIEVVRYGKVRRAKLNYLRDRVGKATKVKEKVVNR from the coding sequence ATGAACGCACAGGAAATTATTAAAGGCATCGAAGATGCACAGATCAGAGATGATATCGCGGAATTTCACGTAGGTGATACCGTCAGAGTACACGCAAAGATCAAAGAGGGCAACCGTGAGAGAATCCAGGTCTTTGAAGGCACTGTTCTGAAACGTCAGGGCGGCGGCAGCCGGGAGACATTTACCGTACGTAAGTTCTCCAATGGTGTCGGCGTGGAGAAAACCTGGCCGGTAAACTCTCCTTCTGTAGCACAGATCGAAGTAGTTCGTTACGGTAAAGTAAGAAGAGCGAAACTGAACTATCTGCGTGATCGTGTCGGCAAAGCAACCAAGGTAAAAGAAAAGGTAGTAAACCGTTAA
- the ylqF gene encoding ribosome biogenesis GTPase YlqF: MEYQWYPGHMAKAKRQMQEDIRLIDLVIELTDARIPQSGRNPDIDALGKNKARLILLNKADLADERYNQQWVSYYQSLGYEALGLDARSRKSMNRITDAVMSACSEKLERDRRRGIRNRPIRAMVVGIPNVGKSTFINSFAGKAAAKTGNRPGVTKGKQWIRLNKTLELLDTPGILWPKFEDPGVGRNLAMVGSMNDQILPLDELSLDLIAFLTEAYPGVLEKRYGTEETGRPVEILERIARARQCIKKGSEIDYDKAAALILDEFRSGRLGRITLERPDTV, translated from the coding sequence ATGGAGTATCAGTGGTACCCCGGCCATATGGCCAAAGCGAAACGTCAGATGCAGGAAGATATCCGCCTGATAGATCTTGTCATCGAGCTGACAGACGCGAGAATTCCCCAGTCTGGCAGAAATCCGGATATTGATGCCCTGGGAAAAAACAAAGCCAGGCTGATTTTGCTCAATAAGGCTGATCTGGCGGACGAACGGTACAATCAGCAGTGGGTCAGCTATTATCAGAGCCTGGGATATGAAGCCCTGGGACTGGATGCCCGCAGCAGGAAATCCATGAACCGCATTACAGATGCGGTAATGTCCGCCTGCAGCGAAAAGCTGGAGCGTGACCGCAGGCGCGGAATCCGCAACCGCCCGATCCGTGCCATGGTGGTGGGTATCCCCAATGTGGGAAAATCCACCTTTATTAATTCCTTTGCCGGCAAAGCGGCCGCTAAAACAGGAAACCGGCCGGGCGTCACCAAGGGCAAACAGTGGATCCGCCTGAATAAGACCCTGGAACTGCTGGACACACCGGGCATCCTGTGGCCGAAGTTTGAGGATCCCGGCGTCGGCCGGAATCTGGCCATGGTCGGATCCATGAATGATCAGATCCTGCCGCTGGACGAACTTTCCCTGGATCTGATCGCGTTTCTGACAGAGGCTTATCCGGGAGTGCTGGAGAAGCGGTACGGCACAGAGGAAACCGGCCGCCCGGTGGAAATCCTGGAGCGGATCGCCCGGGCCCGGCAGTGCATCAAAAAAGGATCCGAAATCGACTACGACAAGGCGGCGGCGCTGATTCTGGACGAATTCCGCTCCGGCAGGCTGGGACGCATTACCCTGGAACGGCCGGATACGGTTTGA
- a CDS encoding acyl-CoA dehydratase activase-related protein, translating to MKIGIPRALLYYRYGTLWKVFFESMGFETVISPQTNKEIMDAGSHYTIDENCISSKLFFGHIAALEGHCDAVFVPRIASLGSGSVMCSRFEALYDMSASIFRGHDLDFLTLNVDVQQKHSPADAYISLGEELGATRAEAERAYRKAIHAQASVIRKKSAETAELLEKDGIKVLISGHAYNLYDEYIGLPVIRGVKRLDAIPICTDAMDPKLARSKAASIARHVPWVTNREQLGAIAHFHDQVDGIVLMTAFPCGPDSMVNEMIIRQIKDKPILNLLLDAQSGNAGIETRLESFIDIIRFRKKVQF from the coding sequence ATGAAAATCGGAATTCCGAGAGCGCTGCTCTACTATCGCTACGGCACGCTGTGGAAGGTATTCTTTGAAAGCATGGGCTTTGAGACTGTGATCAGCCCGCAGACCAACAAGGAGATCATGGATGCAGGCTCTCACTACACCATTGATGAGAACTGCATCTCCAGCAAATTATTCTTCGGTCACATCGCTGCGCTGGAAGGGCATTGCGACGCAGTCTTTGTCCCCCGTATCGCCAGTCTGGGCAGCGGCTCCGTCATGTGTTCCAGATTTGAAGCCCTGTATGATATGTCCGCCAGCATTTTCCGCGGACACGACCTGGACTTTCTCACGCTGAATGTGGACGTCCAGCAGAAGCACTCCCCTGCCGATGCGTATATCTCTCTGGGCGAAGAACTGGGCGCCACCCGCGCGGAGGCCGAGCGCGCCTACCGCAAAGCCATTCACGCCCAGGCTTCTGTAATCCGGAAGAAATCCGCAGAAACTGCCGAACTGCTGGAAAAAGACGGCATCAAGGTGCTGATTTCCGGACATGCGTACAATTTATACGATGAATATATCGGCCTGCCGGTGATCCGAGGCGTAAAGCGTCTGGATGCGATCCCGATCTGCACGGATGCCATGGATCCGAAACTCGCCCGCAGCAAGGCAGCTTCCATTGCCCGTCATGTGCCCTGGGTGACCAACCGCGAGCAGCTGGGCGCCATCGCGCACTTCCACGATCAGGTGGACGGCATCGTCCTGATGACAGCATTTCCCTGCGGTCCCGACTCAATGGTCAACGAAATGATCATCCGTCAGATCAAGGACAAACCGATCCTGAATCTCCTGCTGGATGCCCAGAGCGGAAATGCGGGCATCGAAACCCGGCTGGAAAGTTTTATCGATATTATACGATTCCGAAAGAAGGTACAGTTTTAG